In the genome of Bufo bufo chromosome 9, aBufBuf1.1, whole genome shotgun sequence, the window tggtgttcctaataattctttaggtgagtgtataccggggggcagatcctgcacttgtggcccgttgctaatggcaatccccagcaaaaatgcatacaatggaggatgcctgcagcggaccacaagtaccacaatggacatcctacacaggatagcaattgtgtggatgtgaaaagcagtcaaaataacataaaaacaaagacaggtgcactttgcggtcttactaaccctcgtactggtgtaaaattgagaattagccaacatatccagcttggaggacatgtctgagcccaagcaccactccaaggtttctcaagtagctacttgagaaaccttggcgcagtgctcgggctcagacatgtactcaaagcaggatatgttggctaattctcaattttacaccagtacgagggttagtaagaccgcagagtgcacctgtctttgtttttgttatgttattataATTGCAGCACACAGAGGTCAACGTCCATGGgatccctttaagatgtaataagtGTTTGTCGTGACGCAACAAAGGCGCAGGGCCCCCTTTTAGTGATTTGgatggtacccagggtaggaatgccagagtggtgtaggggggCCTAATGTCCCTTAAATGTGGCTGTACACTTGTCATGGTGCATCTACCTACATACAGCAGAATCCAAGGCGTTGTCGTGCGCAGCAAAATCAAGAGGTAGTTGAGTGGTGAgatgaagaaataaattgagtccagaccttgtgataaacttgataacagctttacttgaataaactttcatcaggcAACAATCTTctaactttatcttggtcaccagcaggctttggcattaattcTGGCAggaaaaaatcactgaaaaatcagagtaaagtggcctaaatgggaggaaatgctcaatcccaaacactgtagcgtgtttataattgggggagcaattcctccacaagtgatccgttgctaacggcaattcccagcaaaaatgcatacaatggaggatgccggcagcggaccacatgtaccacaaaaacatcctacacaagatgaaataatgtgtggatgaaaatataagaatacataaatcacagaaaaaaggtgcaccacaataatatgcgactgaccatgctggctagaccctcacgctgatgttaaaagctgagactttagccaatatattcgaGTCCGTAACATATCGGAGCCCTGCACACCATGTCAAGATgtttcagtgtggcatgggtcctaccgctaaggcctcgttcacatcagcgtttgtcctccgttcGGCTTTCCGTTATGACTTGCGTCCGTTTCAAAATTGAAACGGATTTATTCATAAcggaacggaacggacatatTTTGCTACGTTTTTAAACGGATACCATCTAACGGATACGTTAATAAACGGattaaaaatgtcagttaaatgtcCGTTCAATCCGTTTAGTTACTCCGGTAACGGAtgcgtttttttccttttttttttttttcagttgtccCTCCCCTATCTGCATGCTATATAAAAATGGTGCTATATTGTGACATCCAATTGCTGGAAGAGGAACAATGCTGCCCGCTCATGTCCTTTTTTCTGTGGACTATATGATATGGAAACTTCGAACGATGCGAATGTCATCCATGAAAAGGAGACGGCGATATTGGGTGCATCCCATTACATCATGCCGAATGACACGAGGTGTTTATTTGACCCTTTATCAAGAACTCCGAAAACACTCTGTCAAATTTGCAGAATATCTCCGTGTAAGTGTCGCAAGCTTTGATGACCTTTCCCAACGTTTACGTCGCCGATTGAGACGGAAGGATACGAAATTTCGTCGAAATGTAACTCCCGAAGAACGACTCATGGTCACTCTGCGGTATGTATGGTACAACTTTCCATTATTGCTTCTACTGTGTTTCAgagcctttttgtttttattattattgtgagTATATGATTAATCTCAAGAGACAAGTTTTTATATATAGTAGTTACCTAAAATATGTAAATGCATCCAAATTTTATACCATTTTCCGTTCAACCGCTAGGTAATGTTGATCTGTTTGCTGTAAAGGATCTTGAATTAATGCTCGTGGGACAATCCGAAAAgttgttttgctgcagttttttttattgtgaatagtATTTGTGTAACAATtatgttaaattttattttctttttttgtaggTTTCTGGCTAGTGGTGAAAGTTTTTCCAGTCTTCATTTTCAATTTCGACTAGGAAAATCTACAATATCTTACATTGTTAAAGATACCTGCCGGGCAATTTGGAATCTTCTGCGTGAAGAATTTCTTCCCCATCCTACTTGCCAACAGTGGATCAGCATAGCCGACAAGTTTTATGAGGTGACACAGTTTCCCAATTGTAttggtgcagtggatgggaagcatGTGAGGCTCTTGAAGCCCCCACGTAGTGGATCCTCGTTTTTTAActataaaaagtatttttctgtgatcCTAATGGCAATTGTTGATGCAAATTACAAATTTGTGGCTGTTGATATTGGAGCTTTTGGACGAACAAATGACTCACGtgtttttaaaaattctaataTGGGAAGAAGGCTGTACTCCGGAAACTTTGGTATACTAGAGCCCAGGCCTTTACCAGGTACTACAAACCCTGCACTTCCATTTGTTCTAGTCGGAGATGAAGctttccaaatgtgtggaaatttACTGAAGCCATATGCCAGCCGTGGTCTAGACTATCGCAAAAGAGTGTTCAATTACAGACTGACTCGAGCAAGAAGAATGGTCGAGTGTGCTTTTGGCATATTGACTGCAAAATGGCGAATATTCACTTGTGCAATACAATTGAAAACAGATACTGTGGATGATGTCATAAAAGCATGTGTTGTGTTGCACAATTATGTACTGACCAAAGAGCCTTTGCCTACGGAGCCACTGTCATTAAATCCACCAGGAGATCACATAGAAACTGGCCCAAGATCAACAGTTGCTCTGAGTCGCATGCGCGATCAATTTGCAGAATATTTCATTTCTTCAGCTGGATCTGTGCTTTGGCAGGATGAACATATTTGAACTTATATATTCCTGCGATgttcttccaaaaaaaaaaatattctctattgtttGTTACTGTTTGTTTATTAAATATGTACAGTTGAAAGTTGTAATTTGTTATGTACATAatagtttattttattgtttgttcTTATTATATTGTTGTTTATTGTTGAGTCAACCATGATGCATCGGTCTACCTACATTTATTGCCTTAATTCAGCAAAAGGTAAGCTATGCCTCTCCAACCATCTCCGTATCCCTTGTTTGTCGTTTTGAGTCTTGAAAGTATTAAAACCACTGACAAAGTATATTTGAAATAATAAAAGTATTTATTTagataaatacttttttttatatatttttatattttaataatcatTTGCATAAGTTTACAAATAAACTTCCATAAAAGCACGTAGCTCAACACAATGGAAGTAGAATTCACAGAAGAAAAGGATAAGATAAGCTCTACCGTACATGTAGGAATAACAAAATGTCCATTGTGAAAAGGTTGTTCTATCTGTGACTGAAGTGTACACCATTCTCATGATTGCACATGCTATGTGATAGCATCATCATACCAAGTTCAGAATCATCACACTACAGTATGCACCGCGAGACATGTCTTCCTTGAGCGGGCCAGAAGATATATGGTGACATGGAACATGCAAATGGAAGTGCACATTATCAGTTATTTCAATGCTGCTATGCATGTCTTACCAAACACAGGGCTACTGTGCATCATCAATATGATTTAAAAAGTGCTAGACTACAGCCATGTGGGTGGCACAACATGCAAAGAATCAGTGTAATCACTGATGGTGTGTCCTCCagtacccctttaaattacatcagcaggtacaatttttttttttacaaaccccATGTCTCTGAGTGTGTTCAGTCTTGTGCATGAGACATTATATCAAAGAAAATAGTAATGACATATGCCATT includes:
- the LOC120979796 gene encoding protein ALP1-like; this translates as MTRGVYLTLYQELRKHSVKFAEYLRVSVASFDDLSQRLRRRLRRKDTKFRRNVTPEERLMVTLRFLASGESFSSLHFQFRLGKSTISYIVKDTCRAIWNLLREEFLPHPTCQQWISIADKFYEVTQFPNCIGAVDGKHVRLLKPPRSGSSFFNYKKYFSVILMAIVDANYKFVAVDIGAFGRTNDSRVFKNSNMGRRLYSGNFGILEPRPLPGTTNPALPFVLVGDEAFQMCGNLLKPYASRGLDYRKRVFNYRLTRARRMVECAFGILTAKWRIFTCAIQLKTDTVDDVIKACVVLHNYVLTKEPLPTEPLSLNPPGDHIETGPRSTVALSRMRDQFAEYFISSAGSVLWQDEHI